A genomic stretch from Coffea arabica cultivar ET-39 chromosome 10c, Coffea Arabica ET-39 HiFi, whole genome shotgun sequence includes:
- the LOC113714350 gene encoding B3 domain-containing protein REM16-like isoform X1, with amino-acid sequence MVCDRTLTRGRIKLISGRKMGDDGRACRKWEEEIYWSHFQSAQFFQTLSGRNYRNQLAIPQKFANNLKEKLVGAVSLKGPSGLEWKAGLTMIDDTLYLKEGWKKFVVDHSLKENDVLIFKYVGASRFDVLMFDYQSLCEKESSYFIKRCENGGTDGGCKRKDNSTETIEVTNEASHDVSESTPSKRPRKHGALPPRSRGRQRGTCSSINRSVFSGPASHRRQVTEEDKDKALKMACASASENSFIVVMRPTHVYRGFYLQIPSEWATKYMPNRSQDLTLQVKDKTWKVRFYKRDYRTGGLAGGWKRFVHENFLEEFDVCLFNLVTGATDDIVMDVSIFKVVEGVIPVTRLPPINLKGRKPMKI; translated from the exons ATGGTATGTGATCGTACTTTAACCA GAGGAAGAATAAAGCTGATTAGTGGAAGAAAAATGGGAGATGATGGCAGGGCCTGTAGGAAGTGGGAGGAAGAAATTTACTGGTCCCATTTTCAGTCAGCTCAGTTCTTTCAAACTCTCTCTGGCCGTAATTATCGAAACCAACTT GCTATTCCCCAAAAATTTGCCAACAATTTGAAAGAGAAGCTAGTAGGAGCCGTTTCACTCAAAGGTCCTAGTGGCCTAGAATGGAAGGCTGGATTAACAATGATTGATGATACACTATATTTGAAAGAAGGATGGAAAAAGTTTGTTGTAGATCACTCTCTGAAGGAAAATGATGTCTTAATTTTTAAGTACGTTGGGGCTTCGCGATTTGATGTTTTGATGTTTGACTATCAAAGCTTATGCGAGAAAGAGAGTTCTTATTTCATAAAAAGATGCGAGAATGGAGGGACCGATGGTGGATGCAAAAGAAAGGATAATTCTACAGAAACTATTGAAGTTACTAATGAAGCTTCACATGACGTTTCTGAGTCTACCCCATCAAAAAGGCCTAGAAAGCATGGTGCTTTGCCGCCAAGGTCTCGAGGACGGCAACGGGGAACATGTA gttccatCAATCGGAGTGTTTTTTCTGGCCCGGCGTCGCACAGGAGGCAAGTGACTGAGGAAGATAAAGATAAGGCCCTAAAGATGGCATGTGCATCAGCATCTGAAAACTCCTTTATAGTTGTCATGCGGCCGACACATGTTTACAGGGGATTTTATCTG CAAATTCCATCTGAATGGGCAACGAAATATATGCCTAACAGAAGCCAAGATCTTACGCTCCAAGTGAAAGACAAAACTTGGAAGGTCAGGTTCTATAAGAGGGATTATCGTACAGGTGGACTGGCGGGCGGTTGGAAAAGATTTGTACATGAAAATTTCCTTGAAGAATTCGATGTGTGTCTGTTCAACCTTGTGACCGGAGCAACAGATGACATAGTAATGGACGTCAGCATCTTCAAAGTGGTAGAGGGTGTGATTCCGGTTACTCGGCTGCCTCCGATCAATCTGAAGGGTAGGAAGCCCATGAAGATATGA
- the LOC113714350 gene encoding B3 domain-containing protein REM16-like isoform X2, protein MGDDGRACRKWEEEIYWSHFQSAQFFQTLSGRNYRNQLAIPQKFANNLKEKLVGAVSLKGPSGLEWKAGLTMIDDTLYLKEGWKKFVVDHSLKENDVLIFKYVGASRFDVLMFDYQSLCEKESSYFIKRCENGGTDGGCKRKDNSTETIEVTNEASHDVSESTPSKRPRKHGALPPRSRGRQRGTCSSINRSVFSGPASHRRQVTEEDKDKALKMACASASENSFIVVMRPTHVYRGFYLQIPSEWATKYMPNRSQDLTLQVKDKTWKVRFYKRDYRTGGLAGGWKRFVHENFLEEFDVCLFNLVTGATDDIVMDVSIFKVVEGVIPVTRLPPINLKGRKPMKI, encoded by the exons ATGGGAGATGATGGCAGGGCCTGTAGGAAGTGGGAGGAAGAAATTTACTGGTCCCATTTTCAGTCAGCTCAGTTCTTTCAAACTCTCTCTGGCCGTAATTATCGAAACCAACTT GCTATTCCCCAAAAATTTGCCAACAATTTGAAAGAGAAGCTAGTAGGAGCCGTTTCACTCAAAGGTCCTAGTGGCCTAGAATGGAAGGCTGGATTAACAATGATTGATGATACACTATATTTGAAAGAAGGATGGAAAAAGTTTGTTGTAGATCACTCTCTGAAGGAAAATGATGTCTTAATTTTTAAGTACGTTGGGGCTTCGCGATTTGATGTTTTGATGTTTGACTATCAAAGCTTATGCGAGAAAGAGAGTTCTTATTTCATAAAAAGATGCGAGAATGGAGGGACCGATGGTGGATGCAAAAGAAAGGATAATTCTACAGAAACTATTGAAGTTACTAATGAAGCTTCACATGACGTTTCTGAGTCTACCCCATCAAAAAGGCCTAGAAAGCATGGTGCTTTGCCGCCAAGGTCTCGAGGACGGCAACGGGGAACATGTA gttccatCAATCGGAGTGTTTTTTCTGGCCCGGCGTCGCACAGGAGGCAAGTGACTGAGGAAGATAAAGATAAGGCCCTAAAGATGGCATGTGCATCAGCATCTGAAAACTCCTTTATAGTTGTCATGCGGCCGACACATGTTTACAGGGGATTTTATCTG CAAATTCCATCTGAATGGGCAACGAAATATATGCCTAACAGAAGCCAAGATCTTACGCTCCAAGTGAAAGACAAAACTTGGAAGGTCAGGTTCTATAAGAGGGATTATCGTACAGGTGGACTGGCGGGCGGTTGGAAAAGATTTGTACATGAAAATTTCCTTGAAGAATTCGATGTGTGTCTGTTCAACCTTGTGACCGGAGCAACAGATGACATAGTAATGGACGTCAGCATCTTCAAAGTGGTAGAGGGTGTGATTCCGGTTACTCGGCTGCCTCCGATCAATCTGAAGGGTAGGAAGCCCATGAAGATATGA
- the LOC113713446 gene encoding uncharacterized protein produces MTVFHFFNCAILTFGPHAVYYSATPLSEYDTLGTSIKAAVVYLGTTLIKLVCLATFLKVSESDSFDPYQELLKALIGFIDVAGLYFALTQLTHRNISQNHKFQAVGLGWAFADSVLHRLAPLWVGARGLEFTWDYILQGLEANANLVLSISLAALGSLMWLRKNKPKTLIPIIYTCAGIVATMPSITSYLRRGLGWQLPKVVGFELFTSLVMAFISWQLFAACQRPSS; encoded by the exons ATGACGGTGTTTCACTTCTTCAATTGTGCAATTTTAACGTTCGGCCCTCACGCCGTTTACTACTCCGCTACTCCCTT GTCCGAGTATGATACGCTTGGGACTTCCATCAAAGCTGCTGTCGTTTATCTTGGAACAACTCTCATAAAG CTTGTTTGTCTGGCAACATTTCTTAAAGTATCGGAGAGTGATAGTTTTGATCCATATCAG GAATTATTGAAAGCTTTAATTGGGTTTATAGATGTTGCTGGGCTTTATTTTGCCTTGACGCAACTGACCCACAGGAACATATCTCAAAATCACAAGTTTCAGGCTGTTGGACTAG GGTGGGCTTTTGCTGATTCTGTTCTTCATAGGTTGGCACCCCTTTGGGTAGGTGCTAGAGGTTTAGAGTTCACATGGGACTACATTTTGCAAGGACTAGAAGCAAATGCAAATTTG GTTTTGAGTATATCACTTGCTGCTTTGGGGTCTTTGATGTGGCTTCGGAAGAACAAGCCCAAGACATTGATCCCTATCATATACACGTGTGCAGGGATTGTTGCGACAATGCCATCAATAACGAG CTACTTGAGGCGAGGTTTGGGATGGCAGTTACCGAAAGTAGTAGGCTTTGAACTTTTCACCTCTTTGGTGATGGCTTTTATCAGCTGGCAGCTCTTTGCTGCATGTCAGAGGCCATCGAGCTAA
- the LOC113714926 gene encoding B3 domain-containing protein Os01g0723500-like isoform X1: MWDDKKPHFLVGFNPSSSSEALKLPFKFKKHIDGTTPGTAFLLGPSGNTWYANLTQQNDDLFLQDGWVAFVRDHSLESGDSLVFRYDGNLHFTVQVFDKSSCEKESTFSCECSQSPSNYNCRLMKKRDRENSALLDCIIEGIPKRVRTSQVNTQCISTIQELNRDLTDKNECAEEEAGYFSERCQEPNFLNQIENGSCTLKNSVTIAVPSVRNSEATTGERTGKEDLLLSAPEAERVARAFTSSLPCFMKVMKRFNISGSYTLNVPYQFAMAHLPKCKVKIVLHNLKGESWTINSIPTTRVQTSHTFCGGWLGFVRDNNINEGDICIFELVHKCELRVHIVRVRREGVNDRSENEAHKMMVNSSFAMPLKISRRKTMKISTKPCNLSLQQLKKFDKKGHDPIKVKCGNESISGELVIYETSSQGRSSSHTKGCISMKSAPEEKLAAESFLSSFPHFVRVMKKFNVSGSYTLKIPYQFSMQHLPSCRTEVILRNLKGKCWTVNSIPTIKVQTLHTFCGGWMAFVRDNDIQMGDICIFELIGKNELRVHISGVGQQGSDYQSGRVGSNAVVP; the protein is encoded by the exons ATGTGGGATGATAAGAAACCTCACTTTCTTGTGGGCTTCAATCCTTCTTCCAGTTCTGAAGCACTG AAACTTCCATTTAAATTCAAAAAGCACATTGATGGAACAACACCAGGAACAGCATTCTTATTGGGTCCTAGTGGGAATACCTGGTATGCTAACTTAACCCAGCAAAACGATGATTTATTCCTCCAAGATGGATGGGTAGCATTTGTTAGGGATCACTCCTTGGAATCTGGTGACTCTTTGGTATTCAGATATGATGGCAATTTGCACTTCACTGTGCAAGTTTTTGACAAAAGTTCATGTGAGAAAGAAAGCACCTTCAGTTGTGAATGCAGTCAATCTCCAAGCAACTATAATTGCCGTTTAATGAAGAAAAGAGACAGAGAGAATTCAGCTTTATTAGATTGCATTATTGAAGGGATTCCAAAGAGAGTGAGGACATCTCAAGTTAATACTCAATGCATATCCACAATTCAGGAACTTAATAGAGATTTAACTGATAAGAACGAATGCGCAGAAGAAGAGGCCGGTTACTTTAGTGAAAGGTGTCAAGAGCCAAACTTTCTCAATCAAATAGAGAATGGTAGCTGCACTTTAAAGAACTCTGTCACCATTGCTGTGCCATCTGTAAGAAATTCAG AAGCAACAACAGGTGAGAGGACAGGCAAGGAAGATTTGCTGTTGTCAGCACCAGAAGCTGAGAGAGTGGCCCGAGCATTTACTTCATCTTTACCTTGTTTCATGAAAGTCATGAAAAGATTCAATATAAGTGGTTCATATACTCTG AATGTTCCATATCAGTTTGCCATGGCACACCTTCCCAAATGCAAAGTCAAGATTGTGCTTCACAATCTAAAAGGAGAGAGTTGGACTATTAATTCGATCCCCACGACAAGAGTGCAAACATCACATACTTTCTGTGGAGGGTGGTTGGGCTTTGTTCGTGATAACAATATAAATGAGGGAGACATATGTATCTTTGAACTTGTGCACAAGTGTGAGCTGCGAGTACACATCGTACGGGTCAGAAGGGAGGGTGTCAATGATCGTAGTGAGAATGAAGCTCATAAAATGATGGTTAATAGCTCTTTTGCCATGCCATTGAAAATTTCGAGACGCAAGACAATGAAAATTAGTACAAAGCCTTGTAATCTATCTTTACAGCAgttaaaaaaatttgataagaagGGACATGATCCAATCAAAGTGAAATGTGGCAATGAGTCCATAAGTGGCGAATTAG TGATCTATGAAACGAGCTCACAAGGCAGATCGAGTTCTCATACAAAGGGTTGCATATCAATGAAGTCTGCACCTGAAGAAAAATTAGCAGCAGAATCATTTCTTTCCAGTTTTCCTCATTTTGTCAGAGTAATGAAAAAGTTCAACGTCAGTGGATCATACACTCTG AAAATCCCATATCAGTTCTCAATGCAACACCTACCAAGCTGCAGAACCGAGGTAATTTTACGTAATTTGAAAGGCAAATGCTGGACTGTAAATTCTATCCCAACTATTAAGGTGCAAACTTTGCATACTTTCTGTGGTGGTTGGATGGCCTTTGTTCGTGATAATGACATTCAAATGGGAGATATCTGTATCTTTGAGCTAATAGGCAAGAATGAATTGCGTGTGCACATATCTGGAGTTGGTCAACAGGGGTCCGACTATCAAAGTGGCAGAGTAGGGTCAAATGCTGTTGTTCCTTGA
- the LOC113714926 gene encoding B3 domain-containing protein Os01g0723500-like isoform X2 produces MWDDKKPHFLVGFNPSSSSEALKLPFKFKKHIDGTTPGTAFLLGPSGNTWYANLTQQNDDLFLQDGWVAFVRDHSLESGDSLVFRYDGNLHFTVQVFDKSSCEKESTFSCECSQSPSNYNCRLMKKRDRENSALLDCIIEGIPKRVRTSQVNTQCISTIQELNRDLTDKNECAEEEAGYFSERCQEPNFLNQIENGSCTLKNSVTIAVPSVRNSEATTGERTGKEDLLLSAPEAERVARAFTSSLPCFMKVMKRFNISGSYTLNVPYQFAMAHLPKCKVKIVLHNLKGESWTINSIPTTRVQTSHTFCGGWLGFVRDNNINEGDICIFELVHKCELRVHIVRVRREGVNDRSENEAHKMMVNSSFAMPLKISRRKTMKISTKPCNLSLQQLKKFDKKGHDPIKVKCGNESISGELVIYETSSQGRSSSHTKGCISMKSAPEEKLAAESFLSSFPHFVRVMKKFNVSGSYTLKIPYQFSMQHLPSCRTEISVSLS; encoded by the exons ATGTGGGATGATAAGAAACCTCACTTTCTTGTGGGCTTCAATCCTTCTTCCAGTTCTGAAGCACTG AAACTTCCATTTAAATTCAAAAAGCACATTGATGGAACAACACCAGGAACAGCATTCTTATTGGGTCCTAGTGGGAATACCTGGTATGCTAACTTAACCCAGCAAAACGATGATTTATTCCTCCAAGATGGATGGGTAGCATTTGTTAGGGATCACTCCTTGGAATCTGGTGACTCTTTGGTATTCAGATATGATGGCAATTTGCACTTCACTGTGCAAGTTTTTGACAAAAGTTCATGTGAGAAAGAAAGCACCTTCAGTTGTGAATGCAGTCAATCTCCAAGCAACTATAATTGCCGTTTAATGAAGAAAAGAGACAGAGAGAATTCAGCTTTATTAGATTGCATTATTGAAGGGATTCCAAAGAGAGTGAGGACATCTCAAGTTAATACTCAATGCATATCCACAATTCAGGAACTTAATAGAGATTTAACTGATAAGAACGAATGCGCAGAAGAAGAGGCCGGTTACTTTAGTGAAAGGTGTCAAGAGCCAAACTTTCTCAATCAAATAGAGAATGGTAGCTGCACTTTAAAGAACTCTGTCACCATTGCTGTGCCATCTGTAAGAAATTCAG AAGCAACAACAGGTGAGAGGACAGGCAAGGAAGATTTGCTGTTGTCAGCACCAGAAGCTGAGAGAGTGGCCCGAGCATTTACTTCATCTTTACCTTGTTTCATGAAAGTCATGAAAAGATTCAATATAAGTGGTTCATATACTCTG AATGTTCCATATCAGTTTGCCATGGCACACCTTCCCAAATGCAAAGTCAAGATTGTGCTTCACAATCTAAAAGGAGAGAGTTGGACTATTAATTCGATCCCCACGACAAGAGTGCAAACATCACATACTTTCTGTGGAGGGTGGTTGGGCTTTGTTCGTGATAACAATATAAATGAGGGAGACATATGTATCTTTGAACTTGTGCACAAGTGTGAGCTGCGAGTACACATCGTACGGGTCAGAAGGGAGGGTGTCAATGATCGTAGTGAGAATGAAGCTCATAAAATGATGGTTAATAGCTCTTTTGCCATGCCATTGAAAATTTCGAGACGCAAGACAATGAAAATTAGTACAAAGCCTTGTAATCTATCTTTACAGCAgttaaaaaaatttgataagaagGGACATGATCCAATCAAAGTGAAATGTGGCAATGAGTCCATAAGTGGCGAATTAG TGATCTATGAAACGAGCTCACAAGGCAGATCGAGTTCTCATACAAAGGGTTGCATATCAATGAAGTCTGCACCTGAAGAAAAATTAGCAGCAGAATCATTTCTTTCCAGTTTTCCTCATTTTGTCAGAGTAATGAAAAAGTTCAACGTCAGTGGATCATACACTCTG AAAATCCCATATCAGTTCTCAATGCAACACCTACCAAGCTGCAGAACCGAG ATATCTGTATCTTTGAGCTAA